The window TATTTCAAAATGGCTGCCCCTCTTGAAATTTGCTCACATGTTGAACAGAGAGCTGTAATAAGATTTTTGTCAAGTGAAGGAGTCAGACCAAGTGACATTTATAGGAGAATGAAAGCTCAATATGGTGAGAGTTGTTTAAACCAAAACAGAGTTTTCAAATGGGCTAGCAGTTTTAAAGAAGGAAGGACCTTTATTGAGAATGAACCAAGGTCAGGCAGGCCAAAAGAGGCAGCCACACCATCCAATTTGGAGGCTGTGGACAAGCTTGTCAGAGCAGACAGGAGGATAAAGGTAGAGAAAAGTGCTG of the Watersipora subatra chromosome 4, tzWatSuba1.1, whole genome shotgun sequence genome contains:
- the LOC137393987 gene encoding protein GVQW3-like, with amino-acid sequence MAAPLEICSHVEQRAVIRFLSSEGVRPSDIYRRMKAQYGESCLNQNRVFKWASSFKEGRTFIENEPRSGRPKEAATPSNLEAVDKLVRADRRIKVEKSAESLSISIGTVHSILHEDFGYSKV